Proteins from a genomic interval of Bifidobacterium longum subsp. infantis ATCC 15697 = JCM 1222 = DSM 20088:
- a CDS encoding AGE family epimerase/isomerase, translated as MTNNPRYTLGTEANRIFMASETYELLKFGKGFPAPNGGSGWLNADGTLDPSHGVETWITSRMAHVYSIGDMLGYPGAGELADAALKGLTGILHDDEHGGWYAQVFADGTHAPGKVCYAHAFVILAASSALLAGRPGAKELLAEALATYDKHFWDDETGLAVDTWNTEFTELDPYRGLNANMHTTEAFLAVADATGNNTYRVRAGRIIDHVIEWAAHNRWRIPEHFKSDWSLDLECNVDKKDDQFKPYGATPGHGIEWARLIVQWALSSFANRDGARPYIDAAEHLFARAVDDAWNADGAEGLVYTTDWNGTPVVTDRMHWTAAESLNTAATLYAATGESAYLDWYATFAQYVDEHVIDHKGGSWFHQLDGDNRVIGTVWPGKSDLYHAFQSTLIPFLDPAVSIATAVRNAA; from the coding sequence ATGACCAATAACCCACGGTATACGCTCGGCACCGAAGCCAACCGCATTTTCATGGCTTCCGAAACCTACGAGCTGCTGAAGTTCGGCAAAGGCTTTCCAGCGCCGAACGGCGGTTCCGGCTGGCTGAACGCCGACGGCACCCTTGACCCCTCCCACGGCGTCGAAACGTGGATCACCAGCCGTATGGCCCATGTGTATTCGATTGGCGACATGCTCGGATACCCGGGTGCGGGCGAGCTGGCCGATGCAGCGCTCAAGGGATTGACCGGCATCCTGCATGACGACGAGCACGGCGGTTGGTATGCGCAGGTGTTCGCGGACGGCACCCATGCTCCGGGCAAGGTCTGCTATGCGCATGCCTTCGTGATACTCGCCGCATCCTCTGCCCTGCTGGCCGGACGTCCGGGTGCCAAGGAACTGCTTGCTGAGGCGCTTGCCACGTATGACAAGCATTTCTGGGATGACGAAACCGGTTTGGCCGTCGATACCTGGAACACCGAATTCACCGAGCTCGACCCGTACCGTGGCCTGAACGCCAACATGCACACCACCGAGGCGTTCCTGGCCGTGGCCGACGCCACCGGGAACAACACCTATCGCGTCCGCGCCGGCCGCATCATCGACCACGTCATCGAATGGGCGGCACACAACCGGTGGCGCATCCCCGAACATTTCAAGTCCGATTGGTCACTGGACCTCGAATGCAACGTCGATAAGAAGGATGACCAGTTCAAGCCGTACGGCGCCACGCCGGGTCACGGCATCGAATGGGCCCGCCTCATCGTGCAGTGGGCGCTGAGCTCCTTCGCCAACCGAGACGGCGCGCGGCCCTACATCGACGCCGCCGAGCACCTGTTTGCGCGGGCGGTGGACGATGCGTGGAACGCGGACGGCGCGGAGGGGCTCGTCTATACGACCGACTGGAACGGCACACCGGTGGTCACCGACCGCATGCATTGGACGGCCGCCGAATCGTTGAACACCGCCGCCACGCTGTATGCGGCCACCGGCGAGAGCGCGTATCTCGACTGGTATGCCACGTTCGCCCAGTACGTTGACGAGCACGTCATCGACCATAAGGGCGGCTCCTGGTTCCACCAGCTTGACGGCGACAATCGCGTGATCGGCACGGTCTGGCCGGGCAAGTCCGACCTGTACCACGCCTTCCAGTCCACGTTGATTCCGTTCCTCGACCCGGCCGTCTCCATCGCCACCGCGGTCAGAAACGCGGCGT
- a CDS encoding glycoside hydrolase family 125 protein, protein MATTAIPKSVSDFMQHITDLCGTEHAAWAENFNACFANTLTTTVKRHDDGTTFLLTGDIPAMWLRDSTAQLRPYLALAVEDGDLANMIAGLVRQQFRYITIDPYANAFNEEPNGASWDNDQSDFSSPWLWERKYEVDSLCYPIQLAWMLYANTGNADHFDAEFIAGVKKILDVFETEQHHERSPYFFIRDTDIPTESLSNDGKGAPVAYTGMTWSGFRPSDDACTYHYLVPSNMFAAVVMGYLERIFGGEILDDADIAARAGELRRTITEGIENHAKTTNRNGETIYAFETDGLGHAIIMDDSNVPSLMAAPYLGYCAPDDPTYLATRRTLLSDENPYYYEGTHLKGIGSPHTPPRYVWPIALSIEAMTSDSKDFKAHILDRLVATDAGTHLMHEGIDVDDPTKYTREWFSWSNMMFCELVMDYFDIRVKH, encoded by the coding sequence ATGGCGACCACCGCGATACCGAAGTCGGTCTCGGATTTCATGCAGCACATCACGGACCTGTGCGGCACCGAACACGCCGCCTGGGCCGAGAACTTCAACGCCTGCTTTGCCAACACCCTGACCACCACGGTCAAACGGCATGACGACGGCACCACATTCCTGCTCACCGGCGATATCCCGGCCATGTGGCTGCGTGATTCGACCGCGCAATTGCGCCCGTATCTGGCCCTTGCCGTCGAAGACGGCGATCTCGCAAACATGATCGCCGGCCTGGTACGGCAACAGTTCCGCTACATCACCATCGACCCGTATGCGAATGCCTTCAACGAAGAACCGAACGGTGCTTCCTGGGACAACGATCAGTCCGACTTCTCCAGCCCTTGGCTGTGGGAGCGCAAGTACGAGGTGGATTCGCTGTGCTACCCCATCCAGTTGGCTTGGATGCTGTATGCGAACACCGGCAACGCCGATCACTTCGATGCCGAATTCATTGCCGGCGTCAAGAAGATTCTTGACGTCTTCGAGACCGAGCAGCATCATGAACGCTCCCCGTATTTCTTCATCCGCGACACGGACATCCCCACCGAATCGCTGAGCAATGACGGCAAGGGGGCGCCGGTGGCGTACACCGGCATGACCTGGTCCGGCTTCCGCCCCAGCGACGACGCCTGCACCTACCACTATCTGGTGCCCTCGAACATGTTCGCCGCCGTGGTGATGGGCTATCTGGAACGCATCTTCGGCGGTGAGATTCTGGATGATGCCGATATCGCCGCACGCGCCGGCGAGCTGCGCCGCACCATCACCGAAGGCATCGAAAACCACGCCAAGACGACGAACCGCAATGGAGAGACGATTTACGCGTTCGAAACCGATGGCCTGGGCCATGCCATCATCATGGACGACAGCAACGTGCCCTCGCTGATGGCGGCCCCCTACCTGGGCTATTGCGCACCGGACGACCCGACGTACCTGGCGACCAGACGCACGCTGCTGAGCGACGAGAACCCCTACTACTACGAGGGCACGCATCTCAAGGGCATCGGCTCGCCGCACACGCCGCCGCGCTATGTGTGGCCCATCGCCCTGTCTATCGAGGCGATGACCAGCGACAGCAAGGACTTCAAGGCGCATATCCTCGACCGTCTTGTAGCCACCGACGCCGGTACGCATCTCATGCACGAAGGCATCGACGTGGATGATCCGACCAAGTACACGCGCGAATGGTTCAGCTGGTCGAATATGATGTTTTGTGAACTGGTCATGGACTATTTCGACATTCGTGTGAAGCACTAA
- a CDS encoding carbohydrate kinase family protein: protein MTTPIVLSLGELLWDMLPSGKRAGGAPVNFAYHAMKNGTEGWAISAVGEDELGDELIAKANEAGINTVIQRNAWPTSTVEVALKNGIPEYTIVKGVAWDHILYTRQLIDVVSKADTVCFGTLALRSPESHATITELLKHTKPGAMKFFDINLRGDHYSKDLIEELLKAATVFKINDEELLLLRDMFDIRGTSGEDASRWFIEEFSLDYVILTAGSAYSTIISRKGEVSTLDTPHVEVNDTVGAGDSFSGTFTARILLGDTLAEAHRKAVNTAAYVCTQAGAWPDYPAEMPDYLAEIGK from the coding sequence ATGACTACCCCGATCGTTCTGAGCCTCGGTGAACTGCTGTGGGATATGCTGCCGAGCGGCAAGCGAGCCGGCGGCGCCCCCGTCAACTTCGCCTACCACGCGATGAAGAACGGCACCGAAGGCTGGGCTATCAGCGCGGTCGGCGAGGATGAACTCGGCGACGAACTGATTGCCAAGGCCAACGAGGCCGGCATCAACACCGTCATCCAGCGCAACGCCTGGCCGACCTCCACCGTCGAGGTCGCGCTGAAGAACGGCATCCCGGAGTACACCATCGTCAAGGGCGTGGCTTGGGACCACATCCTGTACACCCGTCAGCTCATCGACGTGGTCTCCAAGGCCGACACCGTCTGCTTCGGCACCTTGGCCCTGCGCTCTCCCGAATCGCACGCCACCATCACCGAGCTGCTCAAGCACACCAAGCCGGGCGCGATGAAGTTCTTCGACATCAACCTGCGCGGCGACCACTACTCCAAGGATCTCATCGAGGAACTGCTCAAGGCCGCCACCGTCTTCAAGATCAACGACGAGGAACTCCTGCTGCTGCGCGACATGTTCGACATCCGCGGCACCTCCGGCGAAGATGCCTCCCGCTGGTTCATCGAGGAATTCAGCCTCGACTACGTGATCCTGACCGCCGGCTCCGCCTACTCCACCATCATCTCCCGCAAGGGCGAGGTCTCCACGCTGGACACCCCGCACGTCGAGGTGAACGACACCGTGGGTGCGGGTGACTCCTTCTCCGGCACCTTCACCGCCCGCATCCTGCTGGGCGACACGCTGGCAGAAGCACACCGCAAGGCCGTCAACACCGCCGCCTACGTCTGCACCCAGGCCGGCGCCTGGCCCGATTACCCGGCCGAGATGCCCGACTATCTGGCTGAAATCGGCAAGTAA
- a CDS encoding ROK family transcriptional regulator, whose product MATNTAHATSQASVSESNRSRIVKHLYHNGISSRAQIAKALELTPAAITKITARLIEAGMIEETGDLEGSKNRRSIGLKLDTTRFRIIGIKFARSLVQIGVFDLCGNTLSFENLPTVYDNTINDTIVTIHQRVEQLLDNDPSIVAIGMAVPGPYLRNVGRTAVVSSMQGWRKINFIDEFATAFRVPVFIEQDARAGALAHYLFDPSVHADGNLAYYLVGEGVGLGVIDNGRLINGFLGAATEIGHISIDVNGRPCDCGNVGCLERYCSTPAIHDMLIADGTVVPGAADMTNTAAARALFAKAGDGDEAAIAIVREVAQYVGYGCVTIFNGYNPEHIIIGDIVAEAGPILLDEVRATVAERAIPEINASTSISLSTLSADAAVSGAAAVAVTQFLEHPSVFFDVS is encoded by the coding sequence ATGGCAACAAACACCGCCCATGCCACTTCCCAGGCCAGTGTCTCCGAATCCAACCGCTCCCGCATCGTCAAGCACCTGTATCACAACGGCATCAGCTCCCGCGCGCAAATCGCCAAGGCACTGGAACTCACCCCCGCGGCCATCACCAAAATCACCGCACGCCTTATCGAGGCCGGTATGATTGAAGAGACCGGCGATTTGGAAGGCTCCAAGAACCGCCGTTCCATCGGTCTCAAACTCGACACCACGCGGTTCCGCATCATCGGCATCAAATTCGCCCGCTCGCTGGTGCAGATCGGCGTGTTCGACCTGTGCGGCAACACCCTGAGCTTCGAAAACCTGCCCACGGTGTACGACAACACCATCAACGACACCATCGTCACCATCCACCAGCGCGTCGAACAATTGCTCGACAACGACCCGTCCATCGTGGCCATCGGCATGGCGGTGCCCGGCCCCTATCTGCGTAACGTAGGCCGCACCGCCGTGGTGTCCAGCATGCAGGGCTGGCGCAAAATCAACTTCATCGACGAATTCGCCACCGCTTTCCGCGTGCCTGTATTCATCGAACAGGACGCCCGCGCCGGCGCCCTCGCACATTATCTCTTCGACCCGTCGGTGCACGCCGACGGCAACCTCGCCTATTATCTGGTCGGCGAAGGCGTGGGCCTCGGCGTCATCGACAACGGTCGCCTCATCAACGGCTTCCTCGGTGCCGCCACCGAAATCGGACACATCTCCATCGACGTCAACGGCCGCCCCTGCGATTGCGGCAACGTCGGCTGCCTTGAACGCTACTGCTCCACCCCCGCCATTCACGACATGCTCATCGCCGATGGCACCGTGGTTCCCGGCGCGGCCGATATGACCAACACCGCAGCCGCCCGCGCCCTGTTCGCCAAAGCCGGCGACGGCGACGAAGCGGCAATCGCCATTGTCCGCGAAGTCGCCCAATATGTCGGCTACGGATGCGTCACCATCTTCAACGGATACAATCCCGAGCACATCATCATCGGCGACATCGTGGCCGAAGCCGGCCCGATACTGCTCGATGAGGTGCGCGCCACGGTGGCCGAACGGGCCATCCCCGAAATCAATGCCTCCACTTCCATCAGCCTATCCACCCTGTCCGCCGACGCGGCGGTCTCCGGTGCCGCAGCAGTGGCGGTGACCCAATTCCTCGAACACCCCTCAGTATTCTTCGATGTCTCCTAA
- a CDS encoding ROK family protein — MSENIMNNLRIGVDVGGTKIEAVLVDAMGTVLGSTRIPARHGNDAVIEDIVAVAHQAAGERFDEVSAIGIGTPGTVDSASGHVGNIVNLDVVSLDMGPLVSQRSGVQAHVENDVNAAAVGAATVLGGADGMAGTIAFLNFGTGLAAGIVQNGVLMHGYSGAAGEIGHIPVEPHRLKCPCGQYGCLETVCSGASVGRLWPNADPPMPDLIRRAKKREAEAVDVLDMVVRAIGDTIQILAQSVDPRLIILGGGMAKTGEPLVEVITAELRRRESQCRFLETLDLPARLRLAPVGQPVGAIGAAMAA, encoded by the coding sequence ATGTCCGAAAACATTATGAACAATCTCAGAATCGGTGTTGACGTGGGCGGAACAAAAATCGAAGCTGTGCTGGTTGACGCAATGGGCACGGTATTGGGTTCCACCCGCATTCCCGCCAGACATGGCAACGATGCCGTGATCGAAGACATCGTCGCTGTGGCACATCAGGCGGCGGGTGAGCGTTTTGACGAGGTGAGCGCCATCGGCATCGGCACTCCTGGCACGGTGGATTCAGCCAGCGGGCATGTGGGCAATATCGTGAATCTCGACGTGGTCTCGCTGGACATGGGGCCGTTGGTCTCGCAGCGTTCGGGCGTGCAGGCCCATGTGGAAAACGACGTCAACGCCGCCGCCGTCGGTGCGGCCACCGTGTTGGGCGGTGCGGATGGCATGGCCGGTACCATTGCGTTCCTGAACTTCGGCACCGGACTGGCTGCGGGCATTGTCCAAAACGGCGTGCTGATGCATGGCTATAGCGGTGCGGCCGGCGAAATCGGCCATATCCCAGTCGAACCTCATCGCCTCAAGTGCCCTTGCGGGCAATACGGATGCTTGGAAACCGTCTGCTCGGGCGCATCCGTGGGGCGTCTGTGGCCCAACGCCGACCCGCCGATGCCCGACCTGATTCGTCGCGCGAAAAAGCGGGAGGCCGAGGCCGTCGATGTGCTGGACATGGTAGTGCGCGCCATCGGCGACACTATACAGATTCTGGCCCAATCCGTTGATCCGCGGCTGATTATCTTGGGCGGCGGCATGGCCAAGACCGGCGAACCGTTGGTCGAGGTGATCACGGCTGAGCTGCGCCGGCGCGAATCGCAATGCCGATTCCTCGAAACGCTGGACCTGCCGGCCCGGCTGCGTCTGGCACCCGTCGGCCAACCGGTTGGAGCCATCGGTGCCGCCATGGCGGCGTAG
- a CDS encoding ROK family protein, with amino-acid sequence MPYLGLNTTTDDHEAKASPADVRRKNRQLIFRLLFPTNQYSRAELGRRTGLSRAAVSDVVGQMLEEGLLRETGQAPSGGKGKRGTLLSIDTDRLRIISIDLTQEHLLHGAVTNLLGQPLRHAEVTLNTGSFVSVDVIIELIEKMLGMSDGDVIGIGVSSPGVVDNGVVRSSTMRGWNNLDLSTPIAEHFGLEVNVSNDATAAMLTERFFGQGGPNMLFVCIERGIGSAILLSDTPVIGELHAAGEIGHISIDLDGPLCPCGKRGCLETMISGTALKKQLSTADVEQHQNILARAGRYLGQALSMPVGLLDMADVCVYGQPNIINETFVDAAQRYLDAATSSSFHKHTVIRRCECGPDITVQGEAIAAVFQHLTK; translated from the coding sequence ATGCCATATCTCGGTCTCAACACAACGACCGACGACCATGAGGCCAAGGCCTCCCCCGCCGATGTGCGCCGCAAGAACCGCCAACTCATCTTCAGGTTGTTGTTCCCCACCAACCAGTATTCGCGCGCCGAGCTCGGCCGACGCACCGGATTGAGCCGCGCGGCCGTTTCCGATGTGGTCGGTCAGATGCTGGAGGAAGGATTGCTGCGCGAGACCGGTCAGGCACCCAGCGGCGGCAAAGGCAAACGAGGCACACTGCTGAGCATCGATACCGATCGGCTGCGCATCATCAGCATCGACCTGACGCAGGAGCACCTGCTGCACGGTGCAGTCACCAATCTGCTCGGACAGCCGCTACGCCACGCCGAAGTCACCCTGAACACCGGCTCATTCGTTTCCGTGGATGTGATCATCGAACTTATCGAGAAGATGCTGGGCATGTCCGACGGCGATGTCATCGGCATCGGAGTCTCCTCCCCCGGCGTGGTAGACAACGGCGTGGTCCGCTCCTCCACGATGCGCGGCTGGAACAATCTCGACCTGTCCACACCGATCGCCGAGCATTTTGGACTTGAAGTAAACGTCAGCAACGACGCCACCGCAGCCATGCTCACCGAACGTTTCTTCGGCCAAGGCGGGCCGAATATGCTCTTCGTATGCATCGAAAGAGGCATCGGCTCGGCGATTCTGCTCTCGGACACGCCGGTAATCGGCGAACTGCATGCAGCCGGCGAAATCGGCCATATTTCCATCGATCTTGATGGGCCGCTATGCCCTTGCGGCAAGCGCGGCTGCCTGGAGACGATGATTTCCGGAACCGCATTGAAGAAGCAGCTCAGCACGGCAGACGTGGAGCAGCATCAGAATATCCTCGCTCGGGCGGGCCGCTATCTCGGCCAGGCCCTGTCCATGCCTGTGGGCCTTTTGGATATGGCAGACGTATGCGTCTATGGGCAGCCGAACATCATCAACGAGACGTTCGTTGACGCGGCCCAGAGATATCTGGATGCCGCCACGTCCTCGTCCTTCCACAAACACACGGTAATCCGGCGCTGCGAATGCGGACCCGACATCACCGTGCAGGGCGAGGCCATCGCCGCGGTCTTCCAACACTTGACCAAATAA
- the nagB gene encoding glucosamine-6-phosphate deaminase, whose product MPEIIIVKNEAEAGEIYGRCVADLIKAKPDAVLGLATGSSPLAAYQALAKIVKDEAIDVSGVRGFALDEYIGLPLTHPESYHATIHRTVVEPLGLDPAKVHVPGDVLNGTPLEDGDKVALAGPAYDRAIEAAGGIDVQILGIGTDGHVGFNEPGSSLASGTRVKTLAEQTRVDNARFFDNDINQVPTHCITQGIGTIMKARHLVLLAFGAGKAEAIEETVEGGLSAFCPASALQMHPHATIIVDEEAASRLRHKDYYRYAYTHKPAWQGI is encoded by the coding sequence ATGCCGGAAATCATCATTGTCAAGAACGAAGCCGAGGCCGGTGAGATCTACGGCCGTTGCGTGGCGGACCTGATCAAAGCAAAGCCGGACGCCGTGCTGGGCCTGGCCACTGGTTCCAGCCCGCTGGCCGCCTATCAGGCGCTCGCCAAGATCGTCAAGGACGAGGCCATTGACGTTTCGGGCGTGCGTGGTTTCGCGCTTGACGAATACATCGGACTGCCGCTGACCCATCCTGAGTCCTATCATGCGACCATCCATCGTACCGTGGTCGAACCGCTCGGCCTGGACCCAGCCAAGGTCCATGTGCCCGGCGACGTACTCAACGGCACTCCGCTCGAAGACGGCGACAAAGTCGCGCTGGCCGGCCCGGCCTATGATCGTGCCATCGAAGCCGCTGGCGGCATCGACGTGCAGATTCTCGGCATCGGCACCGACGGCCACGTCGGCTTCAACGAGCCCGGTTCCTCGCTGGCCTCCGGCACTCGTGTCAAGACCCTGGCCGAGCAGACCCGCGTCGACAACGCCCGCTTCTTCGACAACGACATCAACCAGGTGCCCACCCACTGCATCACGCAGGGTATTGGCACGATCATGAAGGCCCGTCACCTCGTGCTGCTGGCGTTCGGTGCCGGCAAGGCTGAAGCCATCGAGGAGACGGTGGAAGGCGGCTTGTCCGCGTTCTGCCCGGCTTCCGCGCTGCAGATGCACCCGCACGCCACGATTATCGTGGATGAGGAGGCCGCCTCTCGTCTGCGCCACAAGGACTACTATCGCTACGCCTACACCCACAAGCCGGCCTGGCAGGGCATCTGA
- a CDS encoding N-acetylglucosamine-6-phosphate deacetylase, whose translation MSDREEIVSRVTTALNGRPSPVAIRNARKVDARGEQRGYWVVSDASGVIVASGTGEETFEHYCRAVGIDPADRNAVIDAEGRILTPGYVDIHAHGAWEKSFDDGSDGIDVARAGHAVHGTTRQVLSLITNPVDVICRNIRTVRAKMESGRPDILGCHLEGPFLALARKGAHDPECLKDPVPDIVDKMLEVSGADPASGGLGCIRQITIAPELPHGISAIRQFAAAGVVPAVGHCDADYETAKAGFDAGAGIMTHMFNAMNGLHHREPGPIPAAVEDPRVTIELINDGFHVQNPMVRLSFRFAPHRTAFVTDAMAATDCPDGAYKLGALDVNVVDGHARLVSNGAIAGSTLLLEVAVRRAVCELGFSPVDAVEAATLTPAKAFGFDKPNPVTGAPLGLIAPGYAADFNLADPADWTVEQVWCAGRKLR comes from the coding sequence ATGTCTGATAGGGAAGAGATCGTTTCCCGCGTGACCACGGCGTTGAATGGCAGGCCGTCCCCGGTGGCCATCCGCAATGCGCGCAAGGTGGATGCGCGCGGCGAACAGCGTGGATATTGGGTCGTCTCCGACGCCTCGGGCGTCATCGTGGCCTCGGGCACGGGGGAGGAGACCTTCGAACATTACTGTCGTGCGGTGGGGATTGACCCGGCCGATCGCAACGCGGTCATCGATGCCGAAGGCCGTATTCTGACCCCCGGCTACGTGGACATCCACGCACACGGCGCATGGGAGAAGAGCTTCGATGACGGGTCGGATGGCATCGACGTGGCACGGGCCGGCCACGCCGTGCACGGCACCACACGTCAGGTGCTCTCGCTGATCACCAATCCGGTGGATGTGATCTGCCGGAACATCCGCACCGTCCGCGCCAAGATGGAGTCCGGCCGCCCCGACATCCTCGGCTGCCATCTGGAAGGCCCGTTCCTGGCTCTGGCCCGCAAGGGCGCGCATGACCCGGAATGCCTCAAGGACCCGGTGCCCGACATCGTCGATAAGATGCTTGAGGTCTCCGGTGCCGACCCCGCCTCCGGTGGGCTTGGCTGCATCCGTCAGATCACCATCGCGCCCGAACTACCCCACGGCATCTCCGCCATCCGCCAGTTCGCCGCGGCTGGCGTGGTGCCGGCCGTGGGCCACTGCGACGCCGACTACGAGACCGCCAAAGCCGGCTTCGACGCGGGCGCGGGCATCATGACGCACATGTTCAACGCGATGAACGGTCTGCATCACCGCGAACCCGGTCCGATCCCGGCCGCGGTGGAGGATCCGCGCGTCACCATCGAGCTCATCAACGACGGCTTCCACGTGCAGAATCCGATGGTCAGGCTCTCCTTCCGGTTCGCGCCCCACCGCACGGCCTTCGTGACCGATGCGATGGCCGCCACCGACTGCCCGGACGGCGCCTACAAGTTGGGCGCGCTGGACGTGAACGTGGTCGACGGCCATGCGCGTCTGGTCTCCAACGGCGCCATCGCCGGCTCCACCCTGCTACTGGAAGTCGCCGTGCGTCGCGCGGTGTGCGAACTGGGCTTCAGCCCGGTGGACGCGGTCGAGGCGGCCACTCTGACGCCGGCCAAGGCGTTCGGCTTCGACAAGCCGAATCCGGTGACCGGGGCGCCGCTGGGCCTCATCGCCCCCGGCTATGCCGCCGACTTCAACCTCGCCGACCCGGCCGATTGGACGGTCGAACAGGTGTGGTGCGCGGGCCGCAAGTTGCGCTGA
- a CDS encoding carbohydrate ABC transporter substrate-binding protein, protein MTHFSTVKRVIALAGAGAMLFSVAACGGVTASDGGKTTLKFAAFEGGYGADMYKEVVAAYEKLNPDVKIELTTSKKIEDEITPGMKAGNYPDIVELGQGSTSGLTETLLKDKAIEDVTDVLDMKVPGENKTVKDKLVDGVIGLYTNPYGGDKTYLMPMYYSPSGLVYNKTLLEQNGWKMPTTWDEMFKLGDEAKAKGISLFTYPTAGYFDAFFNALLADIGGDQFYQDVMTYKKDVWKTDEAKEALETTYKLVTEYLNPDTVGYANAQDFTKNQQSILDGKSLFMPNGTWIVNEMKDAPRTSGFEWGFAPVPTVKNGGTRYINTTIEAVWIPAKAKNKEAAKKFMAYLYSDEAASIFAKTGAIQPIKGNTDDLASDMKVFYDAYNEDNVKAVAGSFSATATVEGKNIKDDLYNAVDSVASGKTTLQQWQDKLNETSNALNAAAKQ, encoded by the coding sequence ATGACTCACTTCAGCACTGTGAAACGCGTCATCGCTCTCGCCGGTGCCGGTGCCATGCTGTTTTCCGTGGCGGCCTGCGGTGGGGTAACCGCTTCCGATGGCGGCAAGACCACACTCAAATTCGCGGCGTTCGAGGGCGGCTACGGTGCCGACATGTACAAGGAGGTGGTCGCCGCATACGAGAAGCTCAATCCCGACGTCAAGATCGAACTGACCACATCCAAGAAGATCGAGGACGAGATCACGCCGGGCATGAAGGCCGGCAACTATCCCGACATCGTGGAGCTGGGACAGGGCTCGACCTCCGGACTGACCGAGACGCTGCTCAAGGACAAGGCCATCGAGGACGTGACCGATGTGCTTGACATGAAGGTCCCCGGGGAAAACAAGACCGTCAAGGACAAGCTCGTCGACGGCGTGATCGGCCTGTACACCAACCCCTACGGCGGAGACAAGACCTACCTCATGCCCATGTACTACTCACCCTCCGGCTTGGTGTACAACAAGACGCTGCTTGAACAAAACGGCTGGAAGATGCCCACCACATGGGACGAGATGTTCAAGCTGGGCGATGAGGCCAAAGCCAAGGGCATCTCGCTGTTCACCTACCCGACCGCAGGTTACTTCGACGCCTTCTTCAACGCGCTGCTCGCCGACATCGGCGGCGACCAGTTCTACCAGGACGTGATGACCTACAAGAAGGACGTGTGGAAGACCGACGAGGCCAAGGAGGCGTTGGAGACCACCTATAAGCTGGTCACCGAATACCTCAACCCCGACACCGTGGGCTACGCCAACGCCCAGGACTTCACCAAGAACCAGCAGTCCATCCTCGACGGCAAGTCCCTGTTCATGCCCAACGGCACCTGGATTGTCAACGAGATGAAGGATGCGCCGCGCACCAGCGGCTTCGAGTGGGGCTTCGCCCCGGTGCCCACCGTCAAGAATGGCGGCACCCGCTACATCAACACCACAATCGAAGCCGTGTGGATTCCCGCCAAGGCCAAGAACAAGGAAGCGGCGAAGAAGTTCATGGCCTACCTGTACTCCGACGAAGCCGCGTCCATCTTCGCCAAGACCGGTGCCATCCAGCCGATCAAGGGCAACACCGATGACCTGGCCTCCGACATGAAGGTGTTCTACGACGCCTACAACGAGGACAACGTCAAGGCCGTGGCCGGCTCGTTCTCCGCAACCGCCACCGTGGAAGGCAAGAACATCAAGGACGACCTGTACAACGCGGTCGACTCCGTGGCCTCCGGCAAGACCACGCTCCAGCAGTGGCAGGACAAGCTCAACGAGACCAGCAACGCACTGAACGCGGCGGCCAAGCAGTAA